The following proteins are encoded in a genomic region of Trichoplusia ni isolate ovarian cell line Hi5 chromosome 18, tn1, whole genome shotgun sequence:
- the LOC113503100 gene encoding uncharacterized protein LOC113503100 isoform X1, translated as MSSPNPEPDLSSMFMQRGDGPGNRSPTRSDGSSRRNSSAKANISAETITVKDFFDFMKTAYQVYEHLEGDEDEGSKIDWDELTKLTVINHVIEQQERDLLYQTAYAEQKPTVSKSACTIENKNSEDRLEKRFSCSELEGKGRRRSLPPEARVEMLGIWTEANLNCKLNDVVNEGILDSILPYLVGYKKPSKTTSVYTPIIKKVPSGTTVEIKKPASFGGFVDEKDSRDRLGRRKSSVTVAQDRVNQKQDGDVEIHVCDEVKGLKKDFRCPQKLLVSKMGYFADVTAGQRLEDMDISVHCDIQIFDWLMRWVKRDTILVADWPLLDPHNVVPILVSASFLQMEPLLHDCLIYCHAHINEIVKTSTNLACLSDALLTRLSAMYTNAELEAIRDRKDKIQSRLYCKMILSLAEPVPETLRGHYSTLATLFKCSKCNKLLGRHIAEQVPCQPASMRIDRRGNVVSSHTKDQTWSLNEYITWLYGEMRSWRRVYWRLWADCHFLRCQLCDSYFPAYQMEWCSHHEQPAHMFALEGRPSLPAGRYPCCGERAYKFETLTRNTGCQFREHVPDERLATDASVMEIYNQFREIIAMRPPQLMFPERLTRLVGREPGDDGNGRLQCKEVFWWEGILLVPPRPTLGLLGKLYTSNNKFNPNVRPGSPALGTTQVSAQSLAGNCSSGTVVAPERDTKTPKPPPAKETREDSHRNKAPRAAATRRRSLAVSSPARRTTASRARPARAATRTRRRARNTAPRAGTRTRMHIPPLSVLAWWVGSGSRACQRAATRTGSAASRSAPPDRCAPRSPAPPPCISKTRPRCRPRAACTRGWRRSGASVTGSARATRCPRARARTSPPTSTSETNKCSHISLTTFI; from the exons ATGTCTAGTCCAAATCCAGAACCTGATTTATCATCAATGTTTATGCAAAGAGGAGATGGACCAGGGAACCGAAGTCCTACGAGGTCCGATGGTTCCTCGCGAAGAAATTCATCAGCAAAAGCCAACATTTCTGCTGAAACAATAACTGTCAAAGACTTTTTTGACTTCATGAAGACTGCTTATCAGGTTTATGAACATTTAGAGGGTGATGAAGACGAAGGTTCGAAAATTGACTGGGACGAACTAACCAAGTTGACGGTAATAAACCATGTCATCGAACAACAAGAGCGAGATCTTCTGTACCAGACCGCTTACGCTGAACAAAAGCCTACCGTGAGCAAAAGTGCTTGTACtatcgaaaataaaaacagtgaagaTCGTCTTGAGAAAAGATTTAGTTGCAGCGAACTggaag GAAAAGGACGTCGACGTTCTTTACCACCCGAAGCAAGAGTTGAGATGCTTGGCATTTGGACAGAGGCCAATCTAAATTGCAAGCTAAACGAT GTAGTAAATGAGGGGATTTTGGATTCTATTTTACCGTATTTAGTCGGGTATAAAAAACCGTCTAAAACAACAAGTGTTTACACACCAATAATCAAGAAAGTACCGTCTGGCACTACTGTCGAAATCAAGAAACCTGCCAGTTTTGGAG GTTTTGTGGACGAGAAAGACTCTAGGGACCGCTTAGGAAGGCGCAAATCCTCTGTTACTGTAGCCCAAGATCGAGTCAATCAAAAACAGGA CGGGGATGTGGAAATTCACGTTTGTGATGAAGTGAAAGGATTGAAAAAAGATTTTCGGTGCCCTCAAAAATTGCTAGTTTCGAAAATGGGATACTTTGCTGACGTCACAGCCGGTCAAAGGCTGGAGGATATGGATATATCAGTACATTGCGATATACAG ATATTCGACTGGCTAATGCGATGGGTGAAAAGGGACACGATTTTGGTTGCAGACTGGCCTCTACTAGACCCTCATAACGTGGTGCCTATTCTTGTGTCAGCTTCATTTCTACAG ATGGAGCCACTTCTGCACGACTGCCTCATCTACTGCCACGCGCATATCAATGAGATTGTGAAGACCTCCACCAACTTAGCTTGTCTCAGCGATGCGTTGCTCACTAG ATTATCAGCCATGTACACGAACGCTGAGCTCGAAGCTATTAGGGACCGTAAGGACAAGATTCAGTCTCGCCTGTACTGCAAGATGATCCTGTCCCTCGCGGAGCCAGTTCCTGAGACTCTCAGAGGACACTACTCCACGCTGGCTACACTCTTCAAATGCAGCAA GTGCAATAAGCTTCTAGGACGTCATATCGCGGAACAGGTGCCGTGCCAGCCAGCTAGCATGCGGATAGATAGACGAGGAAACGTTGTCTCATCACATACCAA GGATCAGACATGGAGTCTGAACGAGTACATAACGTGGTTGTACGGCGAAATGCGGTCGTGGCGGCGCGTGTACTGGCGCCTATGGGCCGACTGCCACTTCCTGCGCTGTCAGCTGTGCGACAGCTATTTCCCTGCTTATCAG ATGGAGTGGTGTTCCCACCACGAGCAGCCGGCGCACATGTTCGCGCTGGAGGGGCGGCCCTCGCTGCCCGCCGGCCGGTACCCCTGCTGCGGCGAGAGGGCTTACAAGTTTGAAACTCTTACCAGGAACACT GGTTGTCAGTTTCGCGAGCACGTCCCGGACGAGCGGCTGGCGACGGACGCGTCGGTGATGGAGATCTACAATCAGTTCCGCGAAATCATAGCGATGCGACCGCCGCAGCTCATGTTCCCCGAGCGACTGACGCGGCTCGTGGGTAGAG AACCAGGTGACGACGGTAACGGGCGGCTGCAGTGCAAGGAGGTGTTCTGGTGGGAGGGCATCCTGCTGGTCCCGCCACGCCCGACCCTCGGCCTGCTCGGAAAGCTCTACACCAGCAACAACAAGTTCAACC CCAACGTGAGGCCTGGCTCGCCCGCTTTGGGTACGACGCAAGTATCCGCGCAGTCCCTGGCCGGGAACTGCTCCAGCGGCACCGTGGTCGCTCCTGAGAGGGACACTAAGACGCCGAAACCACCCCCCGCCAAGGAAACCAGGGAGGACAGCCACAGGAACAAG GCGCCCCGGGCGGCGGCGACTCGGCGGCGGAGTCTGGCGGTGAGCAGTCCAGCTCGTCGGACGACAGCGAGCAGAGCTCGGCCAGCGCGCGCAGCGACGAGGACGCGGCGCCGCGCTCGCAACACCGCGCCCCGCGCAGGCACTCGCACACGCATGCACATCCCGCCACTAA GCGTACTCGCGTGGTGGGTCGGCAGTGGATCTCGTGCTTGTCAGCGCGCAGCAACCAGGACGGGCAGCGCCGCTTCGAGGAGCGCGCCGCCAGACAGatgcgcgccgcgctcgcccgCACCGCCGCCTTGCATCAGCAAAACAAGGCCAAGATGCCGCCCG CGGGCGGCGTGTACGCGCGGCTGGAGGCGGAGTGGCGCGAGCGTCACGGGCAGCGCACGCGCAACACGCTGtccgcgcgcccgcgcccgcacCAGCCCGCCAACAAGTACAAGTGAAACCAATAAATGTTCTCACATCTCTCTTACGACTTTCATTTAA
- the LOC113503100 gene encoding uncharacterized protein LOC113503100 isoform X2, with product MSSPNPEPDLSSMFMQRGDGPGNRSPTRSDGSSRRNSSAKANISAETITVKDFFDFMKTAYQVYEHLEGDEDEGSKIDWDELTKLTVINHVIEQQERDLLYQTAYAEQKPTVSKSACTIENKNSEDRLEKRFSCSELEGKGRRRSLPPEARVEMLGIWTEANLNCKLNDVVNEGILDSILPYLVGYKKPSKTTSVYTPIIKKVPSGTTVEIKKPASFGGFVDEKDSRDRLGRRKSSVTVAQDRVNQKQDGDVEIHVCDEVKGLKKDFRCPQKLLVSKMGYFADVTAGQRLEDMDISVHCDIQIFDWLMRWVKRDTILVADWPLLDPHNVVPILVSASFLQMEPLLHDCLIYCHAHINEIVKTSTNLACLSDALLTRLSAMYTNAELEAIRDRKDKIQSRLYCKMILSLAEPVPETLRGHYSTLATLFKCSKCNKLLGRHIAEQVPCQPASMRIDRRGNVVSSHTKDQTWSLNEYITWLYGEMRSWRRVYWRLWADCHFLRCQLCDSYFPAYQMEWCSHHEQPAHMFALEGRPSLPAGRYPCCGERAYKFETLTRNTGCQFREHVPDERLATDASVMEIYNQFREIIAMRPPQLMFPERLTRLVGRGDDGNGRLQCKEVFWWEGILLVPPRPTLGLLGKLYTSNNKFNPNVRPGSPALGTTQVSAQSLAGNCSSGTVVAPERDTKTPKPPPAKETREDSHRNKAPRAAATRRRSLAVSSPARRTTASRARPARAATRTRRRARNTAPRAGTRTRMHIPPLSVLAWWVGSGSRACQRAATRTGSAASRSAPPDRCAPRSPAPPPCISKTRPRCRPRAACTRGWRRSGASVTGSARATRCPRARARTSPPTSTSETNKCSHISLTTFI from the exons ATGTCTAGTCCAAATCCAGAACCTGATTTATCATCAATGTTTATGCAAAGAGGAGATGGACCAGGGAACCGAAGTCCTACGAGGTCCGATGGTTCCTCGCGAAGAAATTCATCAGCAAAAGCCAACATTTCTGCTGAAACAATAACTGTCAAAGACTTTTTTGACTTCATGAAGACTGCTTATCAGGTTTATGAACATTTAGAGGGTGATGAAGACGAAGGTTCGAAAATTGACTGGGACGAACTAACCAAGTTGACGGTAATAAACCATGTCATCGAACAACAAGAGCGAGATCTTCTGTACCAGACCGCTTACGCTGAACAAAAGCCTACCGTGAGCAAAAGTGCTTGTACtatcgaaaataaaaacagtgaagaTCGTCTTGAGAAAAGATTTAGTTGCAGCGAACTggaag GAAAAGGACGTCGACGTTCTTTACCACCCGAAGCAAGAGTTGAGATGCTTGGCATTTGGACAGAGGCCAATCTAAATTGCAAGCTAAACGAT GTAGTAAATGAGGGGATTTTGGATTCTATTTTACCGTATTTAGTCGGGTATAAAAAACCGTCTAAAACAACAAGTGTTTACACACCAATAATCAAGAAAGTACCGTCTGGCACTACTGTCGAAATCAAGAAACCTGCCAGTTTTGGAG GTTTTGTGGACGAGAAAGACTCTAGGGACCGCTTAGGAAGGCGCAAATCCTCTGTTACTGTAGCCCAAGATCGAGTCAATCAAAAACAGGA CGGGGATGTGGAAATTCACGTTTGTGATGAAGTGAAAGGATTGAAAAAAGATTTTCGGTGCCCTCAAAAATTGCTAGTTTCGAAAATGGGATACTTTGCTGACGTCACAGCCGGTCAAAGGCTGGAGGATATGGATATATCAGTACATTGCGATATACAG ATATTCGACTGGCTAATGCGATGGGTGAAAAGGGACACGATTTTGGTTGCAGACTGGCCTCTACTAGACCCTCATAACGTGGTGCCTATTCTTGTGTCAGCTTCATTTCTACAG ATGGAGCCACTTCTGCACGACTGCCTCATCTACTGCCACGCGCATATCAATGAGATTGTGAAGACCTCCACCAACTTAGCTTGTCTCAGCGATGCGTTGCTCACTAG ATTATCAGCCATGTACACGAACGCTGAGCTCGAAGCTATTAGGGACCGTAAGGACAAGATTCAGTCTCGCCTGTACTGCAAGATGATCCTGTCCCTCGCGGAGCCAGTTCCTGAGACTCTCAGAGGACACTACTCCACGCTGGCTACACTCTTCAAATGCAGCAA GTGCAATAAGCTTCTAGGACGTCATATCGCGGAACAGGTGCCGTGCCAGCCAGCTAGCATGCGGATAGATAGACGAGGAAACGTTGTCTCATCACATACCAA GGATCAGACATGGAGTCTGAACGAGTACATAACGTGGTTGTACGGCGAAATGCGGTCGTGGCGGCGCGTGTACTGGCGCCTATGGGCCGACTGCCACTTCCTGCGCTGTCAGCTGTGCGACAGCTATTTCCCTGCTTATCAG ATGGAGTGGTGTTCCCACCACGAGCAGCCGGCGCACATGTTCGCGCTGGAGGGGCGGCCCTCGCTGCCCGCCGGCCGGTACCCCTGCTGCGGCGAGAGGGCTTACAAGTTTGAAACTCTTACCAGGAACACT GGTTGTCAGTTTCGCGAGCACGTCCCGGACGAGCGGCTGGCGACGGACGCGTCGGTGATGGAGATCTACAATCAGTTCCGCGAAATCATAGCGATGCGACCGCCGCAGCTCATGTTCCCCGAGCGACTGACGCGGCTCGTGGGTAGAG GTGACGACGGTAACGGGCGGCTGCAGTGCAAGGAGGTGTTCTGGTGGGAGGGCATCCTGCTGGTCCCGCCACGCCCGACCCTCGGCCTGCTCGGAAAGCTCTACACCAGCAACAACAAGTTCAACC CCAACGTGAGGCCTGGCTCGCCCGCTTTGGGTACGACGCAAGTATCCGCGCAGTCCCTGGCCGGGAACTGCTCCAGCGGCACCGTGGTCGCTCCTGAGAGGGACACTAAGACGCCGAAACCACCCCCCGCCAAGGAAACCAGGGAGGACAGCCACAGGAACAAG GCGCCCCGGGCGGCGGCGACTCGGCGGCGGAGTCTGGCGGTGAGCAGTCCAGCTCGTCGGACGACAGCGAGCAGAGCTCGGCCAGCGCGCGCAGCGACGAGGACGCGGCGCCGCGCTCGCAACACCGCGCCCCGCGCAGGCACTCGCACACGCATGCACATCCCGCCACTAA GCGTACTCGCGTGGTGGGTCGGCAGTGGATCTCGTGCTTGTCAGCGCGCAGCAACCAGGACGGGCAGCGCCGCTTCGAGGAGCGCGCCGCCAGACAGatgcgcgccgcgctcgcccgCACCGCCGCCTTGCATCAGCAAAACAAGGCCAAGATGCCGCCCG CGGGCGGCGTGTACGCGCGGCTGGAGGCGGAGTGGCGCGAGCGTCACGGGCAGCGCACGCGCAACACGCTGtccgcgcgcccgcgcccgcacCAGCCCGCCAACAAGTACAAGTGAAACCAATAAATGTTCTCACATCTCTCTTACGACTTTCATTTAA
- the LOC113503100 gene encoding uncharacterized protein KIAA1841 homolog isoform X3 — MSSPNPEPDLSSMFMQRGDGPGNRSPTRSDGSSRRNSSAKANISAETITVKDFFDFMKTAYQVYEHLEGDEDEGSKIDWDELTKLTVINHVIEQQERDLLYQTAYAEQKPTVSKSACTIENKNSEDRLEKRFSCSELEGKGRRRSLPPEARVEMLGIWTEANLNCKLNDVVNEGILDSILPYLVGYKKPSKTTSVYTPIIKKVPSGTTVEIKKPASFGGFVDEKDSRDRLGRRKSSVTVAQDRVNQKQDGDVEIHVCDEVKGLKKDFRCPQKLLVSKMGYFADVTAGQRLEDMDISVHCDIQIFDWLMRWVKRDTILVADWPLLDPHNVVPILVSASFLQMEPLLHDCLIYCHAHINEIVKTSTNLACLSDALLTRLSAMYTNAELEAIRDRKDKIQSRLYCKMILSLAEPVPETLRGHYSTLATLFKCSKCNKLLGRHIAEQVPCQPASMRIDRRGNVVSSHTKDQTWSLNEYITWLYGEMRSWRRVYWRLWADCHFLRCQLCDSYFPAYQMEWCSHHEQPAHMFALEGRPSLPAGRYPCCGERAYKFETLTRNTGCQFREHVPDERLATDASVMEIYNQFREIIAMRPPQLMFPERLTRLVGREPGDDGNGRLQCKEVFWWEGILLVPPRPTLGLLGKLYTSNNKFNPNVRPGSPALGTTQVSAQSLAGNCSSGTVVAPERDTKTPKPPPAKETREDSHRNKKGAPGGGDSAAESGGEQSSSSDDSEQSSASARSDEDAAPRSQHRAPRRHSHTHAHPATKRTRVVGRQWISCLSARSNQDGQRRFEERAARQMRAALARTAALHQQNKAKMPPAGGVYARLEAEWRERHGQRTRNTLSARPRPHQPANKYK; from the exons ATGTCTAGTCCAAATCCAGAACCTGATTTATCATCAATGTTTATGCAAAGAGGAGATGGACCAGGGAACCGAAGTCCTACGAGGTCCGATGGTTCCTCGCGAAGAAATTCATCAGCAAAAGCCAACATTTCTGCTGAAACAATAACTGTCAAAGACTTTTTTGACTTCATGAAGACTGCTTATCAGGTTTATGAACATTTAGAGGGTGATGAAGACGAAGGTTCGAAAATTGACTGGGACGAACTAACCAAGTTGACGGTAATAAACCATGTCATCGAACAACAAGAGCGAGATCTTCTGTACCAGACCGCTTACGCTGAACAAAAGCCTACCGTGAGCAAAAGTGCTTGTACtatcgaaaataaaaacagtgaagaTCGTCTTGAGAAAAGATTTAGTTGCAGCGAACTggaag GAAAAGGACGTCGACGTTCTTTACCACCCGAAGCAAGAGTTGAGATGCTTGGCATTTGGACAGAGGCCAATCTAAATTGCAAGCTAAACGAT GTAGTAAATGAGGGGATTTTGGATTCTATTTTACCGTATTTAGTCGGGTATAAAAAACCGTCTAAAACAACAAGTGTTTACACACCAATAATCAAGAAAGTACCGTCTGGCACTACTGTCGAAATCAAGAAACCTGCCAGTTTTGGAG GTTTTGTGGACGAGAAAGACTCTAGGGACCGCTTAGGAAGGCGCAAATCCTCTGTTACTGTAGCCCAAGATCGAGTCAATCAAAAACAGGA CGGGGATGTGGAAATTCACGTTTGTGATGAAGTGAAAGGATTGAAAAAAGATTTTCGGTGCCCTCAAAAATTGCTAGTTTCGAAAATGGGATACTTTGCTGACGTCACAGCCGGTCAAAGGCTGGAGGATATGGATATATCAGTACATTGCGATATACAG ATATTCGACTGGCTAATGCGATGGGTGAAAAGGGACACGATTTTGGTTGCAGACTGGCCTCTACTAGACCCTCATAACGTGGTGCCTATTCTTGTGTCAGCTTCATTTCTACAG ATGGAGCCACTTCTGCACGACTGCCTCATCTACTGCCACGCGCATATCAATGAGATTGTGAAGACCTCCACCAACTTAGCTTGTCTCAGCGATGCGTTGCTCACTAG ATTATCAGCCATGTACACGAACGCTGAGCTCGAAGCTATTAGGGACCGTAAGGACAAGATTCAGTCTCGCCTGTACTGCAAGATGATCCTGTCCCTCGCGGAGCCAGTTCCTGAGACTCTCAGAGGACACTACTCCACGCTGGCTACACTCTTCAAATGCAGCAA GTGCAATAAGCTTCTAGGACGTCATATCGCGGAACAGGTGCCGTGCCAGCCAGCTAGCATGCGGATAGATAGACGAGGAAACGTTGTCTCATCACATACCAA GGATCAGACATGGAGTCTGAACGAGTACATAACGTGGTTGTACGGCGAAATGCGGTCGTGGCGGCGCGTGTACTGGCGCCTATGGGCCGACTGCCACTTCCTGCGCTGTCAGCTGTGCGACAGCTATTTCCCTGCTTATCAG ATGGAGTGGTGTTCCCACCACGAGCAGCCGGCGCACATGTTCGCGCTGGAGGGGCGGCCCTCGCTGCCCGCCGGCCGGTACCCCTGCTGCGGCGAGAGGGCTTACAAGTTTGAAACTCTTACCAGGAACACT GGTTGTCAGTTTCGCGAGCACGTCCCGGACGAGCGGCTGGCGACGGACGCGTCGGTGATGGAGATCTACAATCAGTTCCGCGAAATCATAGCGATGCGACCGCCGCAGCTCATGTTCCCCGAGCGACTGACGCGGCTCGTGGGTAGAG AACCAGGTGACGACGGTAACGGGCGGCTGCAGTGCAAGGAGGTGTTCTGGTGGGAGGGCATCCTGCTGGTCCCGCCACGCCCGACCCTCGGCCTGCTCGGAAAGCTCTACACCAGCAACAACAAGTTCAACC CCAACGTGAGGCCTGGCTCGCCCGCTTTGGGTACGACGCAAGTATCCGCGCAGTCCCTGGCCGGGAACTGCTCCAGCGGCACCGTGGTCGCTCCTGAGAGGGACACTAAGACGCCGAAACCACCCCCCGCCAAGGAAACCAGGGAGGACAGCCACAGGAACAAG AAAGGCGCCCCGGGCGGCGGCGACTCGGCGGCGGAGTCTGGCGGTGAGCAGTCCAGCTCGTCGGACGACAGCGAGCAGAGCTCGGCCAGCGCGCGCAGCGACGAGGACGCGGCGCCGCGCTCGCAACACCGCGCCCCGCGCAGGCACTCGCACACGCATGCACATCCCGCCACTAA GCGTACTCGCGTGGTGGGTCGGCAGTGGATCTCGTGCTTGTCAGCGCGCAGCAACCAGGACGGGCAGCGCCGCTTCGAGGAGCGCGCCGCCAGACAGatgcgcgccgcgctcgcccgCACCGCCGCCTTGCATCAGCAAAACAAGGCCAAGATGCCGCCCG CGGGCGGCGTGTACGCGCGGCTGGAGGCGGAGTGGCGCGAGCGTCACGGGCAGCGCACGCGCAACACGCTGtccgcgcgcccgcgcccgcacCAGCCCGCCAACAAGTACAAGTGA
- the LOC113503104 gene encoding 60S ribosomal protein L6, producing the protein MAPPQAKAAAKPAAAPAGGVAKPKVGKSRNYDLGNGVVRFSKTRMFHKKAKYRFVGKKNPKPEKPKKPSVAVKQIGGEKNGGTRTVLLHRRKSFYPTQDKITKKPHHKTFSKHIRRTRPTLTPGTVCILLAGRHAGKRVVLVGVLPSGLLLVTGPFAFNSCPLRRIPQRYVIGTSTKIDLGDFKLPENLNDEYFKKNKKSAKRSVKRKQGEDIFASKKEKYVPSEQRKSDQKLVDDAVVKAIGKRADKKVLRGYLKSSFGLRSSQYPHRMRF; encoded by the exons ATGGCTCCACCTCAAGCTAAGGCGGCGGCCAAGCCCGCCGCAGCCCCCGCGGGCGGTGTAGCTAAGCCTAAAGTTGGCAAGTCGAGGAATTACGACCTGGGAAATGGAGTAGTCCGCTTCTCTAAGACAAGGATGTTCCACAAGAAG GCCAAGTACAGGTTTGTGGGCAAAAAGAACCCCAAGCCAGAAAAGCCCAAGAAGCCCTCAGTAGCCGTCAAGCAGATTGGTGGTGAGAAGAACGGAGGAACCCGTACCGTGCTGCTGCACCGCAGGAAGTCCTTCTACCCTACTCAGGACAA GATCACCAAGAAGCCCCACCACAAGACCTTCAGCAAGCACATTCGCCGAACAAGGCCTACCTTGACCCCCGGCACCGTGTGCATCCTGCTGGCTGGCCGTCACGCCGGCAAGCGCGTCGTGCTTGTTGGAGTGCTGCCCAGCGGACTGCTGCTTGTCACTGGACCTTTTGCC TTCAACTCGTGCCCGTTAAGACGCATTCCCCAGCGTTACGTGATCGGCACATCCACCAAGATCGACCTGGGTGACTTCAAACTGCCGGAGAACCTCAACGACGAATACTTCAAGAAGAACAAGAAGAGCGCCAAGCGCAGCGTCAAGCGGAAGCAGGGAGAGGACATCTTTGCCTCCAAGAAAGAG AAATACGTTCCATCTGAGCAGCGCAAGTCAGACCAGAAACTCGTGGACGACGCCGTCGTCAAGGCGATAGGCAAGCGCGCCGACAAGAAGGTGCTGCGAGGTTACCTCAAGTCATCCTTCGGTCTCCGCTCCAGCCAGTATCCCCACAGGATGCGCTTCTAG